A stretch of Synechococcus sp. MIT S9220 DNA encodes these proteins:
- a CDS encoding alpha/beta fold hydrolase: protein MHATALQPASTGADWGEASTWHWLDLKCHWRVLGQPSAQPIVLIHGFGASSSHWRHNAGVLAAAGYRVFSLDLIGFGRSDQPGLNRHFSLDNRLWSRQLAAFLEEVVQQPAVLVGNSLGGLTVLTTAALRPELVKAAVAAPLPDPTLLRPMPQQQSRWLERLRRITVTAICRLLPLELIVPLIARTPLLRAGLQGAYQRSIRTDRELQALIAQPALRGTAARSLRAMSVGMALRPRNVTAPVLLQRLKTMRNAPPILLIWGRQDRFVPLMIGEWVRSQHPWVELKVIENAGHCPHDETPDRFHLELLHWLDRNLGSTSAPGIGHPA from the coding sequence GTGCACGCAACCGCTCTCCAGCCTGCCTCCACCGGTGCCGACTGGGGAGAAGCCAGCACATGGCACTGGCTGGATCTCAAGTGTCACTGGCGGGTTCTCGGGCAACCCTCGGCTCAGCCCATCGTGCTAATTCACGGCTTTGGCGCCAGCAGCAGTCACTGGAGGCATAACGCCGGAGTCCTTGCCGCAGCGGGCTATCGGGTGTTCAGCCTCGACCTGATCGGCTTCGGGCGCTCCGACCAGCCCGGACTGAATCGGCACTTCTCACTCGACAACAGATTGTGGTCCAGGCAACTGGCCGCCTTTCTCGAAGAGGTGGTGCAGCAACCGGCGGTGCTTGTGGGCAACTCACTGGGGGGCCTCACCGTTCTGACCACCGCTGCGTTGCGACCCGAACTGGTGAAAGCCGCCGTTGCAGCACCTCTGCCGGACCCCACCCTGCTGCGCCCCATGCCACAACAGCAGTCCCGCTGGCTGGAGCGGTTACGACGCATCACGGTGACAGCGATCTGCCGCCTGCTGCCTCTGGAACTGATCGTGCCGCTGATCGCGCGAACTCCTCTGCTGCGGGCTGGGCTTCAGGGTGCTTATCAACGATCAATCCGAACCGACCGGGAGCTGCAGGCCCTGATCGCTCAGCCTGCCCTCAGGGGGACAGCTGCCAGAAGCCTTCGCGCGATGAGCGTGGGCATGGCTCTCCGTCCCAGAAACGTCACCGCCCCAGTGCTGCTGCAACGACTGAAGACCATGCGAAACGCTCCTCCGATTCTGTTGATTTGGGGGCGCCAGGACCGATTCGTGCCGTTGATGATCGGCGAATGGGTCCGATCTCAGCACCCATGGGTGGAGCTCAAGGTGATCGAAAACGCCGGCCATTGCCCCCACGACGAAACACCCGATCGCTTTCACCTGGAGTTGCTGCACTGGCTGGACCGTAATTTGGGAAGCACAAGCGCACCAGGGATCGGTCACCCCGCATGA
- a CDS encoding N2,N2-dimethylguanosine tRNA methyltransferase, translated as MSHYREGAVCLQTGSGFFRKDSRPSRDLSVLLAAHQASEAQRPLRWLDLMAGCGIRGLRWGLEACPESRPDLELWLNDADPDRSSLLESNLQRLQGVRGVSLTTTNWAAERLLRQAYLDQIFFDLIDLDAFGCPNALLQSALAVLRFDGLLVLASTDGRSPTGHDRRAAVRHFGAAARAHPASWELALRLQLAVLAREAWQLGRGLEPVASFSEGRTFRLVVRLRQRLAADEESQLGLLARCERCGDQAVQPLLKLSGWRSCRCTDGQGRWAVTGPLWLGPLQMPAVLAQLLKLADPQLDTLSVAGRLLLQRLQRDCGLPVCCWSTAELASRLSLAGPPPLEELVQALLSAGHQACPSAVMTGQLRTDAPMAELLQQCVQHVAGDR; from the coding sequence GTGTCTCACTATCGCGAAGGAGCTGTCTGTCTGCAGACGGGATCAGGTTTTTTCCGCAAGGATTCGCGACCCTCCAGGGATCTTTCGGTTCTGCTGGCGGCCCACCAAGCCTCAGAGGCTCAACGGCCACTGCGCTGGCTTGACCTGATGGCCGGTTGTGGCATCCGCGGTCTGCGCTGGGGGCTCGAAGCCTGTCCCGAATCCAGACCCGATCTGGAGCTTTGGTTGAACGATGCCGATCCAGATCGCAGCTCGTTGTTGGAATCGAACCTTCAGCGTCTGCAGGGTGTGCGTGGTGTGTCGTTGACAACCACCAATTGGGCGGCGGAGCGTCTGCTGCGCCAGGCCTACCTCGATCAGATCTTCTTCGATCTGATTGATCTGGATGCCTTCGGTTGTCCCAATGCCCTACTTCAGTCGGCCTTGGCGGTGCTGCGCTTCGACGGCCTCCTTGTTCTTGCCAGCACAGATGGACGTTCGCCAACCGGCCATGACCGCCGTGCGGCGGTGCGTCATTTTGGGGCAGCAGCGCGAGCCCATCCCGCCAGTTGGGAGCTGGCTCTGCGACTTCAGCTGGCAGTGCTAGCAAGAGAAGCCTGGCAATTAGGCCGGGGGCTTGAACCCGTTGCCAGTTTCAGTGAAGGACGCACATTCCGGCTTGTTGTGCGATTGCGCCAGCGCTTGGCCGCTGATGAGGAATCGCAGCTAGGCCTGCTGGCACGTTGCGAGCGCTGTGGTGATCAAGCGGTTCAACCCCTGTTGAAGCTCTCGGGCTGGAGATCCTGTCGCTGCACGGATGGCCAGGGCCGATGGGCGGTGACAGGTCCGCTCTGGCTCGGGCCTTTGCAGATGCCTGCAGTTCTGGCTCAGTTGCTCAAGCTTGCCGATCCACAGCTAGACACTCTTTCAGTTGCTGGTCGGCTTCTGCTGCAACGCCTGCAGAGGGACTGCGGATTGCCGGTCTGCTGCTGGTCCACTGCTGAGCTTGCCAGCCGGCTCTCTCTTGCTGGACCACCTCCGCTGGAGGAGCTGGTTCAGGCGCTGCTGAGTGCAGGCCACCAGGCATGCCCCAGCGCAGTCATGACCGGCCAGCTGCGCACCGATGCGCCGATGGCTGAGTTATTACAACAATGCGTTCAACACGTTGCTGGAGATCGTTAA
- the petM gene encoding cytochrome b6-f complex subunit PetM, which yields MASEIFGIAAVFWVLIPVGLAGGALLLKLQKD from the coding sequence ATGGCTTCGGAGATTTTCGGGATTGCAGCTGTGTTTTGGGTGCTGATTCCCGTGGGCCTGGCAGGTGGAGCCTTGCTGCTCAAGCTGCAGAAGGACTGA
- a CDS encoding NAD(P)H-binding protein produces the protein MQVLVVGGTGTLGRQIARRALDQGHDVRCMVRIPRKASFLQEWGCELTRGDLLNPASLDYALDGVDAVIDAATSRPDDPKSIYQTDWDGKLNLLRACERAGVNRFVFLSLLNAEQHRDVPLMDIKYCTEKLLKESELDYTILQGVAFMQGVISQFAIPVLESQTVWVSGSPTSIAYMNTQDMARFAVAALDHAETVRKTFPVVGPKAWNSGEVVQLCERAADKSARVFRVPSFIMRFTESMCSFFEPAVNVAERLAFAEVSGGGVSMDAPMEETYQSFGIDPGEITHLEDYVKEYYDSILKRLRAMEADLDKDAKKKLPF, from the coding sequence ATGCAGGTTCTTGTGGTCGGTGGAACAGGAACCTTGGGCAGGCAGATCGCCCGCAGGGCTCTTGATCAAGGTCATGACGTTCGCTGCATGGTGCGAATCCCAAGGAAAGCGTCCTTCCTTCAGGAGTGGGGTTGCGAACTCACTCGAGGTGATCTGCTGAATCCAGCCAGCCTCGATTACGCCCTCGACGGAGTCGATGCCGTGATCGATGCGGCCACCAGCCGCCCTGACGATCCCAAGAGCATCTATCAAACAGACTGGGACGGCAAGCTCAACCTTCTCCGAGCCTGTGAACGCGCCGGTGTGAACCGTTTCGTGTTCCTCTCGCTTCTGAATGCTGAACAGCACCGAGATGTGCCGTTGATGGACATCAAATATTGCACTGAAAAACTTCTGAAGGAATCAGAGCTCGACTACACCATCCTTCAGGGTGTGGCGTTCATGCAGGGCGTGATCAGCCAGTTCGCCATTCCTGTTCTGGAGAGCCAGACCGTTTGGGTGAGCGGCAGCCCCACATCGATTGCCTACATGAACACGCAGGACATGGCTCGCTTCGCCGTGGCTGCGCTCGACCATGCGGAGACGGTGCGCAAGACATTTCCCGTTGTTGGGCCCAAGGCCTGGAACAGCGGTGAGGTTGTTCAGCTCTGCGAACGTGCTGCTGACAAGTCAGCGAGGGTGTTTCGAGTGCCCTCCTTCATCATGCGATTCACCGAATCGATGTGTTCCTTCTTTGAACCTGCCGTGAATGTGGCTGAACGTCTGGCATTCGCCGAGGTGTCAGGAGGTGGTGTCTCGATGGATGCACCGATGGAGGAGACCTACCAGAGCTTCGGCATTGATCCCGGCGAGATCACTCACCTTGAGGACTACGTCAAGGAGTACTACGACTCAATCCTTAAGAGACTCCGGGCGATGGAGGCTGATCTGGATAAGGACGCCAAGAAGAAACTGCCGTTCTGA
- a CDS encoding methyltransferase domain-containing protein, whose product MSEGCCGPALDQTQAVEQRYGAAALEQEACLCTPVAFDASLLKVIPEEVVERDYGCGDPTRWVRSGDTVLDLGSGSGKNAFICAQVVGGDGAVIGVDRNADMLELARVAAPVVAERIGYSNVRFLEGAIEALDAPTPTGELLIPSASVDVVLSNCVLNLVNPSARSALLANIRRVLRPSGRVAISDIVCDRPVPQHLQQDPDLWSGCISGAWEEDAFLADFRALGFEDVSYADRSEQPWRVVEGIEFRAVTLTGVLAAC is encoded by the coding sequence ATGAGCGAAGGATGTTGTGGACCGGCTCTCGATCAGACCCAGGCCGTTGAACAGCGCTATGGAGCTGCAGCGCTTGAGCAGGAAGCCTGTCTCTGTACTCCGGTCGCCTTTGACGCCTCCTTGCTCAAGGTCATCCCCGAGGAGGTGGTGGAGCGTGATTACGGCTGCGGCGACCCGACGCGCTGGGTTCGTTCGGGTGACACCGTGCTGGATCTGGGCAGTGGCAGCGGCAAAAATGCCTTCATCTGTGCCCAGGTCGTAGGTGGCGATGGCGCGGTGATTGGCGTGGACCGCAATGCCGACATGTTGGAGCTTGCCCGCGTTGCAGCTCCAGTGGTGGCCGAGAGAATCGGTTACAGCAACGTTCGCTTTCTGGAGGGGGCAATCGAAGCTCTTGATGCGCCAACCCCAACGGGTGAGCTGCTGATTCCCTCAGCCAGTGTGGATGTGGTGCTGAGCAATTGTGTGCTCAATCTGGTGAATCCTTCAGCGCGTTCGGCTCTACTCGCCAACATCCGCAGAGTGTTGCGACCCTCAGGCCGCGTCGCCATCAGCGACATTGTGTGTGATCGCCCTGTTCCTCAGCATCTTCAACAAGATCCAGATCTCTGGAGCGGTTGCATCAGTGGTGCTTGGGAGGAGGACGCCTTCCTCGCCGATTTCCGTGCACTCGGCTTTGAGGATGTGAGCTATGCCGACCGCTCCGAGCAGCCATGGCGTGTTGTGGAAGGCATCGAATTCCGTGCTGTGACGCTCACTGGCGTTTTGGCTGCTTGTTGA
- a CDS encoding pseudouridine synthase — MLRRTLLTLLLHKPYGVLSQFTPEPGSRWGCLADWVTIPDVYAAGRLDADSEGLLLLTANGRLQQRLTDPRFGHWRTYWVQVEGSADQRQLDALCDGVMVKQQLTRPARAQRLAAEHEQTLTARNPPIRTRLSIPTTWLQLSLREGRNRQVRRMTAAVGLPTLRLIRHSIDLMDGGPPLNLSGLASGQWREITSDEHQRLNALLNKQPKRQ, encoded by the coding sequence CTGCTTCGGCGAACACTCCTGACACTTCTGCTTCACAAGCCATACGGAGTCCTCAGCCAGTTCACACCGGAACCGGGCAGCCGATGGGGCTGCCTTGCCGACTGGGTGACTATTCCTGATGTTTATGCGGCAGGTCGTCTGGACGCCGACAGCGAAGGGCTGCTCCTCCTCACCGCCAATGGCCGCCTGCAACAACGATTAACAGACCCCCGCTTTGGCCATTGGCGCACCTACTGGGTGCAGGTTGAGGGCAGTGCTGATCAACGCCAGCTGGATGCTCTTTGCGATGGGGTGATGGTCAAACAGCAGCTCACCAGGCCTGCAAGGGCCCAACGTCTGGCTGCTGAACACGAACAGACACTCACGGCACGCAACCCGCCAATCCGCACCAGGCTCAGCATTCCCACCACCTGGCTGCAACTCAGCCTGAGGGAAGGGCGCAACCGCCAGGTGCGTCGCATGACAGCGGCCGTGGGGCTTCCAACGCTGCGACTGATCCGCCACAGCATTGATCTGATGGATGGAGGGCCACCTCTCAACCTCAGCGGCCTCGCCTCAGGTCAATGGCGTGAGATCACGTCGGACGAGCATCAACGCCTTAATGCCCTGCTCAACAAGCAGCCAAAACGCCAGTGA